From the Gossypium hirsutum chloroplast, complete genome genome, one window contains:
- the rpoB gene encoding RNA polymerase beta subunit (one of four subunits of the minimal PEP RNA polymerase catalytic core), whose protein sequence is MLGDENGEMSTIPGLNQIQFEGFCGFMDRGLTEELYKFPKIEDTEQEIEFQLFVETYQLVEPLIKERDAVYESLTYSSELYVSAGLIWKTSKDMQEQTIFIGNIPLMNSLGTSIVNGIYRIVINQILQSPGIYYRSELDHNGISVYTGTIISDWGGRLELEIDRKARIWARVSRKQKISILVLSSAMGSNLREILENVCYPEIFLSFLTDKEKKKIGSKENAILEFYQQFSCVGGDPVFSESLCKELQKKFFQQRCELGRIGRRNMNQRLNLNIPQNNTFLLPRDILAAADRLIGMKFGMGPLDDMNHLKNKRIRSVADLLQDQFGLALVRLENVVRGTICGAIRHKLIPTPQNLVTSTPLTTTYESFFGLHPLSQVLDRTNPLTQIVHGRKLSYLGPGGLTGRTANFRIRDIHPSHYGRICPIDTSEGINVGLIGSLAIHARIGHWGSLESPFYKIFERSKKAQMLYLSPSRDEYYMVAAGNSLALNQGIQEEQVVPARYRQEFLTIAWEQVHLRSIFPFQYFSIGASLIPFIEHNDANRALMSSNMQRQAVPLSRSEKCIVGTGLERQVALDSGVPAIADHEGKIISTDTDKIILSGNGDALGIPLVMYQRSNKNTCMHQTARVRRGKCIKKGQILADGAATVGGELALGKNVLVAYMPWEGYNFEDAVLISERLVYEDIYTSFHIRKYEIQTHVTSQGPERITNEIPHLEAHLLRNLDKNGIVMLGSWVETGDILVGKLTPQVAKESSYAPEDRLLRAILGIQVSTSKETCLKLPIGGRGRVIDVRWVQKKGGSSYNPETIRVYISQKREIKVGDKVAGRHGNKGIISKILPRQDMPYLQDGRPVDMVFNPLGVPSRMNVGQLFECSLGLAGSLLDRHYRIAPFDERYEQEASRKLVFSELYQASKQTANPWVFEPEYPGKSRIFDGRTGGPFEQPVIIGKPYILKLIHQVDDKIHGRSSGHYALVTQQPLRGRSKQGGQRVGEMEVWALEGFGVAHILQEMLTYKSDHIRARQEVLGTTIIGGTIPKPEDAPESFRLLVRELRSLALELNHFLVSEKNFQINRKEA, encoded by the coding sequence ATGCTCGGGGATGAAAATGGGGAAATGTCTACAATACCTGGGTTGAATCAGATACAATTTGAAGGATTTTGTGGGTTCATGGATCGGGGCTTAACAGAAGAACTTTATAAGTTTCCAAAAATTGAAGATACAGAGCAAGAAATTGAATTTCAATTATTTGTGGAAACATATCAATTGGTGGAACCGTTGATAAAAGAAAGGGATGCTGTATATGAATCACTCACATATTCTTCTGAATTATATGTATCCGCAGGATTAATTTGGAAAACCAGTAAGGATATGCAAGAACAAACAATTTTTATTGGAAACATTCCTTTAATGAACTCCCTCGGAACTTCTATAGTAAATGGAATATACAGAATTGTGATCAATCAAATATTGCAAAGCCCCGGTATCTATTATCGATCAGAATTGGATCATAACGGAATTTCGGTCTATACTGGTACCATAATATCAGATTGGGGAGGGAGGTTAGAATTAGAGATTGATAGAAAAGCAAGGATATGGGCTCGTGTAAGTAGGAAACAGAAAATATCTATTCTAGTTCTATCATCAGCTATGGGTTCGAATCTAAGAGAAATTCTAGAGAATGTTTGCTACCCTGAGATTTTCTTGTCTTTCCTGACCGATAAGGAAAAAAAAAAAATTGGGTCAAAAGAAAATGCCATTTTGGAGTTTTATCAACAATTTTCTTGTGTAGGCGGGGATCCGGTATTTTCTGAATCCTTGTGTAAGGAATTACAAAAGAAATTCTTTCAGCAAAGATGTGAATTAGGAAGGATTGGTCGACGAAATATGAACCAGAGATTGAATCTTAATATACCTCAGAACAATACATTTTTGTTACCGCGAGATATATTGGCAGCTGCGGATCGTTTGATTGGAATGAAATTTGGAATGGGTCCACTTGACGATATGAATCATTTGAAAAATAAGCGTATTCGTTCTGTAGCGGATCTCTTACAAGATCAATTCGGATTGGCTCTGGTTCGTTTAGAAAATGTAGTTAGAGGAACTATATGCGGAGCAATTAGGCATAAATTGATACCGACTCCTCAGAATTTGGTAACTTCGACTCCATTAACAACCACTTATGAATCCTTTTTCGGATTACACCCATTGTCTCAAGTTTTGGATCGAACAAATCCATTGACACAAATAGTGCATGGGAGAAAATTGAGTTATTTGGGCCCCGGAGGATTGACCGGGCGAACTGCTAATTTTCGGATACGAGATATCCATCCTAGTCACTATGGACGCATTTGCCCAATTGACACGTCTGAAGGGATCAATGTTGGACTTATCGGATCCTTAGCAATTCATGCCAGGATTGGTCATTGGGGGTCTCTAGAAAGTCCATTTTATAAAATCTTTGAGAGATCAAAAAAAGCACAGATGCTTTATTTATCCCCAAGTCGAGATGAATATTATATGGTAGCGGCAGGAAATTCTTTGGCCTTGAATCAGGGTATTCAGGAAGAACAGGTTGTTCCGGCTCGATACCGCCAAGAATTCCTGACTATTGCATGGGAACAAGTTCATCTTCGAAGTATTTTTCCTTTTCAATATTTTTCTATTGGAGCTTCCCTCATTCCTTTTATCGAGCATAATGACGCGAATCGGGCTTTAATGAGTTCTAATATGCAACGCCAAGCAGTTCCGCTTTCTCGTTCCGAGAAGTGCATTGTTGGAACTGGGTTGGAACGCCAAGTGGCTCTAGATTCAGGAGTTCCCGCTATAGCCGATCACGAGGGAAAGATCATTTCCACCGATACTGACAAGATTATTTTATCGGGCAATGGAGATGCTCTAGGCATTCCATTAGTTATGTATCAACGTTCCAACAAAAATACTTGTATGCATCAAACTGCCCGGGTTCGGCGGGGTAAATGCATTAAAAAGGGTCAAATTTTAGCGGACGGTGCCGCTACGGTTGGTGGCGAACTCGCTTTGGGCAAAAACGTACTAGTAGCTTATATGCCATGGGAAGGTTACAATTTTGAGGATGCGGTACTCATTAGCGAGCGTCTAGTATATGAAGATATTTATACTTCTTTTCACATACGAAAATATGAAATTCAGACTCATGTGACAAGCCAAGGTCCTGAAAGAATCACTAACGAAATACCGCACCTAGAAGCCCATTTACTCCGCAATTTAGACAAAAATGGAATTGTGATGCTGGGATCTTGGGTGGAGACAGGCGATATTTTAGTAGGTAAATTAACGCCTCAGGTGGCGAAAGAATCATCGTATGCTCCAGAAGATAGATTATTACGGGCCATACTTGGGATTCAGGTATCCACTTCAAAGGAAACCTGTCTAAAATTACCTATAGGTGGGAGGGGTCGAGTCATCGATGTGAGATGGGTCCAGAAAAAAGGGGGTTCTAGTTATAATCCGGAAACGATTCGTGTCTATATTTCACAGAAACGCGAAATCAAAGTAGGCGATAAAGTAGCCGGAAGGCATGGAAATAAAGGGATCATTTCAAAAATTTTACCTAGACAGGATATGCCTTATTTGCAAGACGGAAGACCTGTTGATATGGTCTTCAACCCATTAGGAGTACCTTCACGAATGAATGTAGGACAGCTATTTGAATGCTCGCTTGGGTTAGCAGGGAGTCTACTAGATAGACATTATCGAATAGCACCATTTGATGAGAGATATGAACAAGAGGCTTCGAGAAAACTAGTGTTTTCCGAATTATATCAAGCCAGTAAGCAAACAGCGAATCCATGGGTATTTGAACCCGAATATCCAGGAAAAAGCCGAATATTTGATGGAAGAACGGGAGGCCCCTTTGAGCAACCTGTTATAATAGGAAAACCTTATATCTTGAAATTAATTCATCAAGTTGATGATAAAATACATGGGCGTTCCAGTGGACATTATGCACTTGTTACACAACAACCACTTAGAGGAAGGTCCAAGCAAGGAGGACAACGGGTAGGAGAAATGGAGGTTTGGGCTCTAGAGGGATTTGGTGTTGCTCATATTTTACAAGAAATGCTTACTTATAAATCTGATCATATTAGAGCTCGCCAAGAAGTACTTGGGACTACGATCATTGGAGGAACAATACCTAAACCCGAAGATGCTCCAGAATCTTTTCGATTGCTCGTCCGAGAATTACGATCTTTGGCTCTGGAACTGAATCATTTCCTTGTATCTGAGAAGAACTTCCAGATTAATAGGAAGGAAGCTTAA
- the petN gene encoding cytochrome b6/f complex subunit VIII: MDIVSLAWAALMVVFTFSLSLVVWGRSGL; this comes from the coding sequence ATGGATATAGTAAGTCTTGCTTGGGCTGCTTTAATGGTAGTCTTTACATTTTCCCTTTCACTCGTAGTATGGGGAAGAAGTGGGCTCTAG
- the psbM gene encoding photosystem II protein M: protein MEVNILAFIATALFILVPTAFLLIIYVKTVSQSD from the coding sequence ATGGAAGTAAATATTCTCGCATTTATTGCTACAGCGCTGTTCATTCTAGTTCCTACCGCTTTTTTACTTATAATATACGTAAAAACTGTCAGTCAAAGTGATTAA
- the psbD gene encoding photosystem II protein D2, with protein MTIALGKFTKDENDLFDIMDDWLRRDRFVFVGWSGLLLFPCAYFALGGWFTGTTFVTSWYTHGLASSYLEGCNFLTAAVSTPANSLAHSLLLLWGPEAQGDFTRWCQLGGLWTFVALHGAFGLIGFMLRQFELARSVQLRPYNAIAFSGPIAVFVSVFLIYPLGQSGWFFAPSFGVAAIFRFILFFQGFHNWTLNPFHMMGVAGVLGAALLCAIHGATVENTLFEDGDGANTFRAFNPTQAEETYSMVTANRFWSQIFGVAFSNKRWLHFFMLFVPVTGLWMSALGVVGLALNLRAYDFVSQEIRAAEDPEFETFYTKNILLNEGIRAWMAAQDQPHENLIFPEEVLPRGNAL; from the coding sequence ATGACTATAGCCCTTGGTAAATTTACCAAAGATGAAAATGATTTATTTGATATTATGGATGACTGGTTACGTAGGGACCGTTTCGTTTTTGTAGGTTGGTCCGGCCTATTGCTCTTTCCTTGTGCCTATTTCGCTCTAGGGGGTTGGTTTACAGGTACAACCTTTGTAACTTCGTGGTATACTCATGGATTGGCCAGCTCCTATTTGGAAGGCTGCAATTTCTTAACCGCCGCAGTTTCTACCCCTGCTAATAGTTTAGCACATTCTTTGTTGTTACTATGGGGTCCTGAAGCACAAGGAGATTTTACTCGTTGGTGTCAATTAGGTGGTCTGTGGACATTTGTTGCTCTCCACGGCGCTTTCGGACTAATAGGTTTTATGTTACGTCAATTTGAACTTGCGCGATCTGTTCAATTGCGACCTTATAACGCAATCGCATTCTCTGGTCCAATTGCTGTTTTTGTTTCTGTATTCCTGATTTATCCACTAGGTCAGTCTGGTTGGTTCTTTGCGCCTAGTTTTGGTGTAGCAGCTATATTTCGATTCATCCTCTTTTTCCAAGGATTTCATAATTGGACATTGAACCCATTTCATATGATGGGAGTTGCCGGTGTATTGGGCGCGGCTCTGCTATGCGCTATTCATGGTGCTACCGTAGAGAATACTTTATTTGAAGATGGTGATGGTGCAAATACATTCCGTGCTTTTAACCCAACTCAAGCCGAAGAAACTTATTCAATGGTCACCGCTAACCGCTTTTGGTCCCAAATCTTTGGGGTTGCTTTTTCCAATAAACGTTGGTTACATTTCTTTATGTTATTTGTACCAGTAACCGGTTTATGGATGAGTGCTCTTGGAGTAGTCGGTCTGGCTCTGAACCTACGTGCCTATGACTTCGTTTCCCAGGAAATCCGTGCAGCAGAAGATCCTGAATTTGAGACTTTCTACACCAAAAATATTCTTTTAAACGAAGGTATTCGTGCTTGGATGGCGGCTCAAGATCAGCCTCATGAAAACCTTATATTCCCTGAGGAGGTTCTACCCCGTGGAAACGCTCTTTAA
- the psbC gene encoding photosystem II 44 kDa protein (CP43) — MKTLYSLRRFYPVETLFNGTLALAGRDQETTGFAWWAGNARLINLSGKLLGAHVAHAGLIVFWAGAMNLFEVAHFVPEKPMYEQGLILLPHLATLGWGVGPGGEVIDTFPYFVSGVLHLISSAVLGFGGIYHALLGPETLEESFPFFGYVWKDRNKMTTILGIHLILLGIGAFLLVFKALYFGGVYDTWAPGGGDVRKITNLTLSPSVIFGYLLKSPFGGEGWIVSVDDLEDIIGGHVWLGSICIFGGIWHILTKPFAWARRALVWSGEAYLSYSLGALSVFGFIACCFVWFNNTAYPSEFYGPTGPEASQAQAFTFLVRDQRLGANVGSAQGPTGLGKYLMRSPTGEVIFGGETMRFWDLRAPWLEPLRGPNGLDLSRLKKDIQPWQERRSAEYMTHAPLGSLNSVGGVATEINAVNYVSPRSWLATSHFVLGFFLFVGHLWHAGRARAAAAGFEKGIDRDFEPVLSMTPLN, encoded by the coding sequence ATGAAAACCTTATATTCCCTGAGGAGGTTCTACCCCGTGGAAACGCTCTTTAATGGAACTTTAGCTTTAGCCGGTCGTGACCAAGAAACCACCGGTTTCGCTTGGTGGGCCGGGAATGCCCGGCTTATCAATTTATCCGGTAAACTATTGGGGGCTCATGTAGCCCATGCCGGATTAATCGTATTCTGGGCCGGAGCAATGAACCTATTTGAAGTGGCTCATTTTGTCCCAGAAAAACCCATGTACGAACAAGGATTAATTTTACTTCCCCACCTAGCTACTCTAGGCTGGGGGGTAGGTCCTGGCGGAGAAGTTATAGACACCTTTCCATACTTTGTATCTGGAGTACTTCACTTAATTTCCTCTGCTGTATTGGGCTTTGGCGGTATTTATCATGCACTTCTGGGACCTGAAACTCTTGAAGAATCTTTTCCATTTTTCGGTTATGTATGGAAAGATAGAAATAAAATGACCACAATTTTGGGTATTCACTTAATTTTGCTAGGTATAGGTGCTTTTCTTCTAGTATTCAAGGCTCTTTATTTTGGGGGCGTATACGATACCTGGGCTCCGGGAGGGGGAGATGTAAGAAAAATTACCAACTTGACTCTTAGCCCAAGTGTTATATTTGGTTATTTACTAAAATCGCCCTTTGGAGGCGAAGGGTGGATTGTTAGTGTGGACGATTTGGAAGATATAATTGGAGGACATGTATGGTTAGGTTCCATTTGTATATTTGGTGGAATCTGGCATATCTTAACCAAACCTTTTGCATGGGCTCGCCGTGCACTTGTATGGTCGGGAGAGGCTTACTTGTCTTATAGTTTAGGTGCTTTATCCGTTTTTGGTTTCATTGCTTGTTGCTTTGTCTGGTTCAATAATACCGCTTATCCTAGTGAGTTTTACGGGCCCACTGGACCAGAAGCTTCTCAAGCTCAAGCATTTACTTTTCTAGTTAGAGACCAACGTCTTGGGGCTAACGTGGGATCCGCTCAAGGGCCTACTGGGTTAGGTAAATATCTAATGCGTTCCCCGACCGGAGAAGTCATTTTTGGAGGGGAAACTATGCGTTTTTGGGATCTGCGTGCTCCTTGGTTAGAACCTCTAAGAGGTCCCAATGGTTTGGACTTGAGTAGGTTGAAAAAAGACATACAACCTTGGCAAGAACGGCGTTCTGCGGAATATATGACGCATGCTCCTTTAGGGTCTTTAAATTCTGTAGGTGGCGTAGCTACCGAGATCAATGCAGTTAATTATGTCTCTCCGAGAAGTTGGTTAGCTACCTCTCATTTTGTTCTAGGATTCTTCCTATTCGTGGGTCATTTATGGCACGCGGGAAGAGCTCGCGCAGCCGCAGCGGGATTTGAAAAAGGAATTGATCGTGATTTTGAGCCTGTTCTCTCCATGACTCCTCTTAACTGA
- the psbZ gene encoding photosystem II protein Z (YCF9), with the protein MTIAFQLAVFALIATSSILLISVPVVFASPDGWLSNKNIVFSGTSLWIGLVFLVGILNSLIS; encoded by the coding sequence ATGACTATTGCTTTCCAATTGGCTGTTTTTGCATTAATTGCTACTTCGTCAATCTTACTGATTAGTGTACCTGTTGTATTTGCTTCTCCTGATGGTTGGTTGAGTAACAAAAATATTGTATTTTCCGGTACATCTTTATGGATTGGATTAGTTTTTCTAGTGGGTATCCTTAATTCTCTTATTTCTTGA
- the rps14 gene encoding ribosomal protein S14, with amino-acid sequence MAKKSLIHREKKRQKLEQKYHLIRRSSKKEISKVPSLSEKWKIHGKLQSSPRNSAPTRLHRRCFSTGRPRANYRDFGLSGHILREMVHACLLPGATRSSW; translated from the coding sequence ATGGCAAAGAAAAGTTTGATTCATAGGGAGAAGAAGAGGCAAAAATTGGAACAAAAATATCATTTGATTCGTCGATCCTCAAAAAAAGAAATAAGCAAAGTTCCGTCGTTGAGTGAGAAATGGAAAATTCATGGAAAGTTACAATCCTCACCACGAAATAGCGCACCCACACGTCTTCATCGACGTTGCTTTTCGACCGGAAGACCGAGAGCTAACTATCGAGACTTTGGACTATCCGGACACATACTTCGTGAAATGGTTCACGCATGTTTGTTGCCGGGGGCAACAAGATCAAGTTGGTAA
- the psaB gene encoding photosystem I P700 chlorophyll a apoprotein A2 (PsaB): protein MALRFPRFSQGLAQDPTTRRIWFGIATAHDFESHDDITEERLYQNIFASHFGQLAIIFLWTSGNLFHVAWQGNFEAWVQDPLHVRPIAHAIWDPHFGQPAVEAFTRGGAPGPVNIAYSGVYQWWYTIGLRTNEDLYTGALFLLFLSALSLIAGWLHLQPKWKPSVSWFKNAESRLNHHLSGLFGVSSLAWTGHLVHVAIPGSRGEYVRWNNFLDVLPHPQGLGPFFSGQWNLYAQNPDSSSHLFGTSQGSGTAILTLLGGFHPQTQSLWLTDIAHHHLAIAILFLIAGHMYRTNFGIGHSIKDLLEAHIPPGGRLGRGHKGLYDTINNSIHFQLGLALASLGVITSLVAQHMYSLPAYAFIAQDFTTQAALYTHHQYIAGFIMTGAFAHGAIFFIRDYNPEQNEDNVLARMLDHKEAIISHLSWASLFLGFHTLGLYVHNDVMLAFGTPEKQILIEPIFAQWIQSAHGKTSYGFDVLLSSTNGPAFNAGRSIWLPGWLNAVNENSNSLFLTIGPGDFLVHHAIALGLHTTTLILVKGALDARGSKLMPDKKDFGYSFPCDGPGRGGTCDISAWDAFYLAVFWMLNTIGWVTFYWHWKHITLWQGNVSQFNESSTYLMGWLRDYLWLNSSQLINGYNPFGMNSLSVWAWMFLFGHLVWATGFMFLISWRGYWQELIETLAWAHERTPLANLIRWRDKPVALSIVQARLVGLAHFSVGYIFTYAAFLIASTSGKFG, encoded by the coding sequence ATGGCATTAAGATTTCCAAGGTTTAGCCAAGGATTAGCTCAGGACCCCACTACTCGTCGTATTTGGTTTGGTATTGCTACCGCGCATGACTTCGAGAGTCATGATGATATTACTGAGGAACGTCTTTATCAGAATATTTTTGCTTCTCACTTCGGGCAATTAGCAATAATTTTTCTGTGGACTTCCGGAAATCTGTTTCATGTAGCTTGGCAGGGAAATTTTGAGGCATGGGTACAGGATCCTTTACATGTAAGGCCGATTGCTCATGCAATTTGGGATCCTCATTTTGGTCAACCGGCGGTGGAAGCTTTTACTAGAGGGGGCGCTCCTGGTCCAGTGAATATCGCTTACTCTGGTGTTTATCAGTGGTGGTATACAATCGGGTTACGTACTAATGAAGATCTTTATACTGGAGCCCTTTTTCTATTATTTCTTTCTGCTCTATCCTTAATAGCGGGTTGGTTACACCTACAACCGAAATGGAAACCGAGCGTTTCGTGGTTCAAAAACGCCGAATCTCGTCTCAATCATCATTTGTCAGGACTATTCGGAGTAAGTTCCTTGGCTTGGACAGGGCACTTAGTCCATGTCGCTATTCCTGGATCCCGGGGGGAATATGTTCGATGGAATAATTTCTTAGATGTATTACCGCATCCCCAAGGGTTAGGTCCATTTTTTTCAGGTCAGTGGAATCTTTATGCTCAAAACCCCGATTCAAGTAGTCATTTATTTGGTACCTCCCAAGGATCAGGAACTGCCATTCTAACCCTTCTCGGGGGATTCCATCCACAAACGCAAAGTTTATGGTTGACTGATATTGCACACCATCATTTAGCTATTGCAATTCTTTTCCTAATAGCGGGTCACATGTATAGAACTAACTTCGGAATTGGTCACAGTATAAAAGATCTTTTAGAAGCACATATTCCTCCGGGAGGACGATTGGGGCGGGGGCATAAGGGTCTTTATGACACAATCAATAATTCGATTCATTTTCAATTAGGCCTTGCTCTAGCTTCTTTAGGGGTTATTACGTCCTTGGTAGCTCAACACATGTACTCTTTACCTGCTTATGCGTTCATAGCACAAGACTTTACTACTCAAGCTGCGTTATATACCCATCACCAATACATCGCAGGATTCATCATGACAGGAGCTTTTGCCCACGGAGCTATATTTTTTATTAGAGATTACAATCCGGAACAGAATGAGGATAATGTATTGGCAAGAATGCTAGACCATAAAGAAGCTATCATATCCCATTTAAGTTGGGCCAGCCTCTTTCTGGGATTTCATACTTTGGGACTTTATGTCCATAATGATGTCATGCTTGCTTTTGGGACTCCGGAGAAACAAATCTTGATCGAACCCATATTTGCCCAATGGATCCAATCTGCTCATGGTAAAACTTCATACGGGTTCGATGTGCTTTTATCTTCAACGAATGGCCCAGCATTCAATGCGGGTCGAAGCATATGGTTGCCTGGCTGGTTAAATGCTGTTAATGAAAATAGTAATTCACTATTCTTAACAATAGGTCCTGGAGACTTCTTGGTTCATCATGCTATTGCTCTAGGTTTACATACAACTACATTGATCTTAGTAAAGGGCGCTTTAGATGCGCGCGGTTCCAAGTTAATGCCGGATAAAAAGGATTTCGGTTATAGTTTTCCTTGCGATGGTCCGGGGCGAGGGGGTACTTGTGATATTTCGGCGTGGGACGCATTTTATTTGGCGGTTTTCTGGATGTTAAATACCATTGGATGGGTTACTTTTTATTGGCATTGGAAACACATCACATTATGGCAGGGTAACGTCTCACAGTTTAATGAATCTTCCACTTATTTGATGGGATGGTTAAGAGATTATCTATGGTTAAACTCTTCACAACTTATCAATGGGTATAACCCATTTGGTATGAATAGTTTATCAGTCTGGGCGTGGATGTTCTTATTTGGACATCTTGTTTGGGCTACCGGATTTATGTTCTTAATTTCTTGGCGCGGATATTGGCAAGAATTGATCGAAACTTTAGCATGGGCTCATGAACGCACACCTTTAGCTAATTTGATTCGATGGAGAGATAAACCAGTGGCTCTTTCTATTGTGCAGGCAAGATTGGTTGGATTAGCCCACTTTTCTGTAGGTTATATATTTACTTATGCGGCTTTCTTGATTGCCTCTACATCGGGCAAATTTGGTTAA